One window from the genome of Gambusia affinis linkage group LG14, SWU_Gaff_1.0, whole genome shotgun sequence encodes:
- the naxe gene encoding NAD(P)H-hydrate epimerase, with amino-acid sequence MLNLRALLGFGFLVTSRPCAASLAQAGSCSVSAAADRYRSHCLSGRAASTMAHGVRHLGQEEAQKIDEELFSEFGFSVDQLMELAGLSCATAVTRAYPLSSLVKARPSLLVICGPGNNGGDGLVCARHLKLFGYEPSVLYPKRPSKPLFQGLTTQCEKMEIPFLSDMPEAEVIDEAYNLVIDAIFGFSFQGAVREPFGSILDVLKKITVPIASIDIPSGWDVEQGSADGLQPDMLVSLTAPKKSASLFRGRYHFLGGRFVPPALDRKYQLRLPPYPGTDCVLQL; translated from the exons ATGCTGAACCTCCGCGCTCTGCTGGGGTTCGGCTTCCTGGTGACCTCGCGACCTTGCGCGGCCTCTCTGGCTCAGGCGGGGTCATGCTCTGTGTCCGCTGCAGCTGACCGCTACAGGAGCCACTGTTTGTCGGGCAGAGCGGCGTCTACGATGGCCCACGGTGTCAGACACCTCGG GCAGGAGGAGGCCCAGAAGATCGACGAGGAGCTCTTCAGTGAGTTCGGCTTCAGCGTGGATCAGCTGATGGAGCTGGCCGGCCTCAGCTGCGCCACGGCCGTCACACGG GCGTACCCGCTGTCCTCTCTGGTCAAAGCCAGACCGTCTCTGCTGGTGATCTGTGGACCAGGAAACAACGGCGGCGACGGGCTGGTCTGTGCCCGACACCTCAAGCTGTTT GGTTACGAGCCCAGCGTCCTGTACCCGAAGCGGCCCAGCAAGCCGCTGTTCCAGGGTCTGACCACGCAGTGCGAGAAGATGGAGATCCCCTTCCTGTCGGACATGCCTGAG GCGGAAGTGATCGATGAGGCGTACAACCTGGTGATCGACGCCATCTTTGGCTTCAGCTTTCAGGGCGCCGTGCGGGAACCGTTCGGTTCCATCCTGGACGTTCTGAAGAAGATCACGGTTCCCATCGCCAGCATCGACATCCCATCAG GTTGGGATGTGGAGCAGGGCAGCGCCGACGGCCTGCAGCCCGACATGCTCGTCTCTCTGACCGCGCCGAAGAAATCCGCCTCCCTGTTCCGAGGCCGGTACCACTTCCTGGGAGGACGCTTCGTCCCGCCCGCCCTGGACAGGAAGTACCAGCTCCGCCTGCCTCCGTATCCCGGCACAGACTGCGTCTTACAGCTATGA